The following are from one region of the Salvia hispanica cultivar TCC Black 2014 chromosome 1, UniMelb_Shisp_WGS_1.0, whole genome shotgun sequence genome:
- the LOC125201677 gene encoding protein DOG1-like 3, with protein sequence MASSNHSNFCCAFRNWMAQQQQDLDELVAADPTATSQEELEHLRDKCIKHFKEYSERRAAMARQDAPCLLSPPWCSAFETAFMWVGGCRPSLFIRLIYCVCGSELDGFLRGERRGNLAELSARQLEMINDLQCKTVKEEDQFSTRIASLQEEIADEPLATMAKRSVGEWSGEVEAAMAAHEAAMAEVICEADKLRMETLKEVMRILSPVQAVDLLIAAKQLHISMHCWGSRREEQTST encoded by the exons ATGGCCTCCTCCAACCACTCCAACTTCTGCTGCGCCTTCCGCAACTGGATGGCGCAGCAACAGCAGGACCTCGACGAGCTCGTGGCGGCCGACCCGACCGCCACGAGCCAGGAGGAGCTGGAGCACCTAAGGGACAAGTGCATCAAGCATTTCAAGGAGTACTCGGAAAGGCGGGCCGCCATGGCGAGGCAGGACGCGCCGTGCCTCCTGTCCCCACCATGGTGCTCCGCCTTCGAGACCGCCTTCATGTGGGTCGGAGGGTGCCGGCCCTCGCTCTTCATCCGGCTCATCTACTGCGTCTGCGGGTCCGAGCTCGACGGGTTCCTCCGCGGCGAGAGGCGGGGCAACCTCGCCGAGCTCTCGGCGAGGCAGCTCGAAATGATCAACGATCTGCAGTGCAAGACTGTCAAGGAGGAGGACCAGTTTTCTACAAGGATTGCTTCTTTACAG GAGGAAATTGCAGATGAGCCGCTGGCAACGATGGCGAAGCGAAGTGTGGGGGAGTGGAGCGGAGAGGTGGAGGCGGCAATGGCAGCGCACGAGGCAGCGATGGCGGAGGTTATATGCGAGGCGGATAAGCTGAGGATGGAGACGCTTAAGGAGGTGATGAGAATCCTCAGCCCGGTGCAGGCCGTCGATCTCCTGATCGCCGCGAAGCAGCTCCACATCTCAATGCATTGCTGGGGTTCCAGAAGGGAGGAACAAACATCCACATGA
- the LOC125201713 gene encoding multiprotein-bridging factor 1b-like, producing MSGFTQDWEPVVIRKKAPTSAARKDEKAVNAARRAGAEIETVRKATAGSNRAASSSTSLNTRKLDEDTENLAHEKVPTELKKAIMQARMDKKLTQAQLAQIINEKPQIIQEYESGKAIPNQQIISKLERALGAKLRGKK from the exons atgtcaggATTCACACAGGATTGGGAGCCGGTAGTCATCCGCAAGAAGGCGCCGACCTCCGCTGCTCGCAAGGACGAGAAAGCCGTCAACGCCGCCCGCCGCGCCGGAGCTGAGATCGAGACCGTTAGAAAGG CAACTGCCGGGTCGAACAGAGCTGCTTCCAGTAGTACCTCGTTGAATACCAGGAAGCTTGATGAAGATACAGAAAATCTTGCTC ATGAAAAGGTTCCGACTGAATTAAAGAAGGCAATCATGCAGGCTCGAATGGATAAGAAACTCACACAAGCTCAACTTGCTCAG ATTATAAACGAGAAACCCCAGATCATACAGGAATACGAATCTGGAAAAGCAATTCCCAATCAGCAGATCATATCCAAACTGGAGAGGGCTCTTGGTGCGAAACTGCGCGGAAAGAAATAA
- the LOC125201632 gene encoding tubby-like F-box protein 7 encodes MSSKRSFLPRRFIRSVTKSRKQSKHRDLQDEIDLGREGSRISNSGDGNGVWSDSERGLRGRQKQQQRIAVDSDESDRWAGMLPELLGEIMQRVEAMEEQSPQRQNVVACACVCRKWREAAKEAAEKASVDHPGIITFPPSLKKAGPKDSPNQCLIKRDKKNATFYLYLALSPSFTDNGKFLLAARRYRSGGRTEYIISLDASDLSPGSKSYVGKLRSDFLGTNFKIYDSQTPHSGAKSSSTKAGRRIGSKQISPQVPSGNFKIGTVSYKFNLLKSRGPRRMSCKITCPSSEETSNDGHEHGLKTEKQDASPAPGFTVLKNKAPRWHDHLECWCLNFHGRVTVASVKNFQMVATVDQSKPDGKGDAETVVLQFGKVSDDTFTMDYRQPLSAFQAFAICLSSFGTKLACE; translated from the exons ATGTCGTCCAAACGATCTTTTCTCCCGCGAAGATTCATCCGCTCAGTCACCAAATCGCGCAAGCAATCCAAGCACCGCGATCTCCAGGACGAAATCGATCTCGGCAGAGAGGGAAGCAGGATTTCAAACAGCGGCGATGGCAATGGTGTGTGGAGTGACAGCGAGAGGGGGCTGCGGGGGAGGCAGAAGCAGCAGCAGAGGATCGCCGTCGATTCGGATGAGTCGGATCGATGGGCGGGGATGCTGCCGGAGCTTCTCGGGGAAATAATGCAGCGAGTGGAGGCGATGGAGGAGCAGTCGCCGCAGCGCCAAAACGTCGTCGCGTGCGCCTGCGTCTGCAGGAAATGGAGGGAGGCGGCCAAGGAGGCTGCGGAGAAGGCTTCCGTTGATCATCCTGGGATAATCACGTTTCCGCCTTCGCTCAAAAAG GCAGGGCCAAAAGACTCACCGAACCAGTGCCTTATAAAACGTGACAAGAAGAATGCCACATTTTACCTGTATCTTGCTCTCTCCCCAT CGTTTACGGACAATGGCAAGTTTCTCCTAGCTGCACGAAGATACCGAAGTGGTGGACGCACTGAGTACATCATATCATTGGATGCAAGTGATCTATCTCCGGGAAGTAAATCCTACGTTGGAAAATTGAG ATCAGATTTCCTTGGTACTAATTTCAAGATCTACGATAGCCAAACGCCCCACAGTGGTGCAAAGTCATCGAGCACCAAGGCTGGGCGCCGTATCGGAAGCAAGCAGATAAGCCCCCAAGTCCCATCtggtaactttaaaattgggaCTGTGTCATACAAGTTTAATCTGTTGAAATCTCGGGGTCCGAGGAGGATGTCCTGCAAAATCACATGCCCGTCCTCTGAGGAAACCTCGAACGACGGACACGAACACGGATTGAAAACAGAGAAGCAAGATGCATCACCCGCTCCCGGGTTCACAGTCTTGAAAAACAAAGCTCCGCGGTGGCACGACCACTTGGAATGCTGGTGCTTGAATTTTCACGGCCGGGTGACTGTCGCGTCGGTCAAGAACTTCCAAATGGTTGCGACCGTAGACCAGAGCAAGCCTGACGGAAAGGGTGATGCGGAGACAGTGGTGCTCCAGTTTGGAAAGGTGAGTGACGACACCTTCACGATGGACTACAGGCAGCCTCTCTCGGCCTTCCAAGCGTTCGCCATCTGCCTGTCCAGTTTTGGGACGAAACTGGCGTGCGAGTGA
- the LOC125201696 gene encoding protein DOG1-like 4: MSFQRFYESWFDELRGLVQQLRGAPVPPATEEQRALLRQLVGRAVAHYAEYYRSKAAAARGDVLAFFAAPWTTTLERSLHWIGGWRPTTAFHLVYTESSILFESHVVDILRGHHTGDLGDLSPGQFRRVSELQIETVQLENDITDQLCDWQDEATDIVGIMYAGVDVKMEKLSVILEKADELRLKTIKNLVELLTLQQAAEFLVAAADLQFGIRAWGIQQDRRRATASHK; this comes from the exons ATGTCCTTCCAGCGCTTCTACGAGTCGTGGTTCGACGAGCTCCGCGGCCTCGTGCAGCAGCTCCGCGGGGCCCCGGTCCCCCCGGCCACCGAGGAGCAGCGCGCCCTGCTCCGCCAGCTGGTCGGGAGGGCCGTGGCCCACTACGCGGAGTACTACCGATCCAAGGCCGCGGCCGCCCGCGGTGACGTGCTGGCCTTCTTCGCGGCGCCGTGGACCACCACCCTCGAGCGGTCCCTCCACTGGATCGGTGGGTGGCGGCCCACCACCGCGTTCCACCTTGTCTACACGGAGTCTAGCATCTTGTTTGAGTCACATGTTGTGGACATTCTCCGAGGTCACCACACTGGCGACCTCGGGGACTTGTCGCCTGGTCAGTTCCGACGCGTCAGCGAGCTGCAGATCGAGACCGTGCAGCTCGAGAACGACATCACCGACCAGCTCTGCGACTGGCAG GACGAGGCAACTGATATAGTCGGAATCATGTACGCCGGCGTGGATGTGAAGATGGAGAAACTATCGGTGATTCTGGAGAAGGCAGACGAGCTGCGGCTGAAGACGATCAAGAACTTGGTCGAGCTGCTGACGCTGCAGCAGGCGGCCGAGTTCTTGGTCGCAGCCGCGGATCTCCAGTTCGGGATCCGCGCTTGGGGCATTCAACAAGATCGCCGCCGCGCCACTGCCTCCCATAAATAG